The genome window CAGGTGtcatgtccccatcccatggtCTGCACGTCCCACGAGGGCCCTTAGGAGATGACACAGCAGCACTTTCTACAACGGGAGCAGCACTTGCAGCACCCGCATCCCTCACTGGCCTCCAGCTCCTGGCTCTTGGGTGACTTGTCCAGAGTGACAGTGTAGAAGGAGCTGGACAATTCCCTGTCGGGCATCCTCAGGCTGGCATAGGGGTTGTAGGGACGGGACCAGGACTTCTCCGTGGAAATGGTTGGGCTGTTCCAGCTGCCAGCAGGATCCTCCTTCTCCTCCGTGTAGGTGGGCACGGCTGCAGGGTTGGCAATGACAACGGGCTCATCCTTCAGGTAGTGAGTGATGAAGCTTTGCTGGAACTGTTCCCGTGGGATGTTGACGCTGGCATAGGGGTTCTCCAGGCTGACGCCACGATCCATGTCCCTGCTTGCTGTCAGCACATGAGGCCTGGCTGGCATTGCCCAACTCCTTGTGAGACAGAGACCCCCAATAACCCAGTGTGCAGGGGGGTGTCAGAGATGGGATTGTTCTCAGTCAAGGGGAAGGGACCTCCAGCAGACCCCACCAGTTTGGGAGCagggtgcagagctgtgctagCTGCTTGTTGCCAGCCCAGGGGACTCCACATGCAATCCTGATGCTTTTGTGGCCCTGACGGCAGAGTCAGGAGTGAAGGCAAAGGAAGGGTGACACAAGGGCAGGGAGACATGGGGtgagcagggtgctggggggcagaggggaggCCGGGTGGAAGAGTGGGTGCAGACAGCACAGTGGAGTGGGAGCCTCTGGAGGGGACAGGCTCAGAGGTGGAGGCAGGCACTGGGGAGAGGAGTGGGGAGAACGGGAGCGCAGGGGGAAGAGAGGCAGAGGCGGGGGAAGGAGAGGACTTGACCGCGCTATGGAGAGGGGCAAGCGCCGGGGCAGGGGCGGGAGCGAAGGGGAACCGGGCTGGGGCAGTGGCCGGTCCGGAGGAGCGGGGCAGGCATCGCGCTGGGCACTCACCGACCGCGCGGCTCCGGCCGCTCCGGGGCCGCTTCTGCCGCCGGCAGCGCTTCCTCCTCACGGACCGCCCCGCCCGACACCGCCCCGCCCGGCACTGACTGCCCGGCACGGCCCCGGCAGCCAGCACCCGCCTCCCGACCCGGCACACACCGACCCCGGCACACACCGACCCCGGCACACACCGACCCCGGCACACACATATCGACCCCGGCACACACCGACCGACCCAGGCACACACCGACCCCGGCACACACCAACCCCGGCACACACCGACCGACCCCGCACACACCGACCCCGGCACACACCGACCGACCCCAGCACACACCGACCCCGGCACACACCGACCCCAGCACACACCGACCGACCCCGGCACTCACCGACCCCAGCACACACCGACCCCAGCACACACCGACCCCGGCACACACCGACCGACCCCGGCACACACCGACCCCGGCACACACCGACCGACCCCGGCACACACCGACCCCGGCACACACCTATCGATCCCGGCACACACCGACCCGGCCCGCACCTGTCGATCCCGGCACGCACCTATCGATCCCGGCACATACCTATCGATCCCGGCACGCACCGACCCCGGCACACACCGCCCGACTCTTGCCTGCACTGGACACTGGCACCAGGAGGGGGCACAAGGAACTGGTCACAGGTATCAGGCATGGGGCACTGTACCGGATCACGGGGCACCGGACAGGGGGCACTGGGCAATGGGAACTAGGCACTGATCAAAGGGACTGGACACGAGTCAAGACAATCAGTACTGAGCATCGTGCTCAAGCACCAGCACTATTGCTTTGGGGCCCAGAACGTGATACACTCTCGCTGTCAGAAAGTCAGTGTCCCTGTCCCCACCACCAGCTGCCAGGGCAGTGCCCTCCCAGACTTGGTGCCCAGGAGTTTATCCACGATGTGGGAGAAAAAGGTCGAAGCTCCCTGAGGCTGACACGCggctgctgagctctgagggggaaagggggaagttGCTGTGACCTTCAGCACACATCATCAGCCTCTGGggacatccctggcagtgttcgaggccaggctggacacaggggcttggagcaacctgccctagtggaaggggtccctgcctgtggcaggggttggaactgggtgagctttaaggtcccttccaacccaaaccagtctgggattctgtgattctgtggcaCCTTGTCTTTAGGCAACAGGCAGGTGACTACATTGTAGGTCCCTACAGAGGATGTAGTTGCTCCTGTTCCTGTTCCTTGCCAGGGACCTGGGTTAATCCGATCTCCACTCTGAGGCTCTTGCTGAGGCACTGGTTCCAGGGATGTCACTGCTGTGTCCATGGACAGGGGAAAAGAAGCTGTTAAAGACACTGTTGACCCAAGCACAAGTCTGCCATCAGGAAAATGAGGCTGGAAAGGAGAAGATGCCCAGATCTGGCcaaggagagcagcagaggaggctgGAAGGAATTTCCCAAGACAAGACTGTaaccagccctgcagagctggcactgGAGCTGGCAAGGAATGGCATTATCCAAAAGGTGCCTGGagatgggagctgctgcagtgaggtGCCAGGGAGGGACATCAGCTGGGATGGAGACACTTCAGATTAAAGCTGACACCCTGCTAGGGGAGGTTGTAGTGGGTACACAGCCCTAGGAAGCAGCACGTGGATATCCCTACCCCAGAAAGCTCAGTAATGCCAATGGGTGAGCTTCATTCAGAGCCCCTTTGGGAGAGGAAAGGTTCTGAGGACACAGGATGCCATTGCAGGGTCTGGGGGTGCCCCAAAGGGCCAGATATGCAGTCTCACTGCGAGCAGAGCTGCAAGGGTATGTGCCTGGATACTTGAGACAACAAACCAAATGAGCAAGTCCTCAGGtactgggaggaagaaggatCACTGCTAGAGACTGACACAGTGACATCCCTGTGCGAGCACAAACAGGCTGtgaatgggcagggctgggattgcggctgggaggatgctgggaGGAGGAACAAGGGGAAGGTGTTGCACAtaggtcagggcaatcccaagcacaaacataggctgggcagggactggagcagcccTCCATTCTGGAGGAGAAGGGCTCCATtggaggagaaggacttgtgggtgctgggtgaggagaagctccccataTCCCAGCCTCAGTGAGTGCTTGAGCCTAGAACCCCCCCTGTGCTGGGttgcacccccagagcatgggcagcagctcagggaggggatcctgcccctctgctgtgctctggggagaccccccctgcagccctgatccagctctggggcagcagcacaagagggacctggagctgttggagcgaggccagaggaggccatggagatactgcgagggctggagcagctctgctctggagccaggctgagagagctgggctggggcagcctggacaagagaaggctcctgaaggggagacctgagagcagctccagtgcctaaaggggctgcaggaaagctggagaggggcttgggacaagggcctgtagggacaggccaaggagaatggcttgaacctgcccaagagaggggagactgagctgagctcttaggcagaagctcttccctgtgagggtgctgaggcgctggcacagggtgcccagagaagctgtggctgccccatccctggcagtgttcaaggccaggttggacacaggggcttggagcaagctgctccagtggaaggggtccctgcccgtggcaggggttggagctggaggagatttgaggtcccttccaacccagaccattccaggattctatgaACTACAGAAGTCTCATGAATGCCTCAACTCATTGGTGCTTCAGAcagcaaaaaaagctttatattGTTTGAAAAATGACAAACCAGAAAGCCACAGGCATGTCCCACCGCTGGACATCCTTTCTCTCAGACGGGCACACGAGTGCACCAGGGTCGCTGTGGAGCTTCCTCAGCCCCGGGGGTCTCCCAGTCAGCAGGACACAAAAAACTCATGGAGACATCGTTGTGTTCGTTGAATATCCCCCGTCGGCTCTGAGGAGCTGCAGTGCCGCGGCGCAGGCACATGAGGGTGTTGATGCtcttcccagcccagcagcaacgctgcagagctgggtttgCTGGACGGAAAGGTCTTGCCATCAGTGGAGGAGCAGCTCAGAGCCCCCATTGCAGGTGGTGGCTTCTCACCGAATCCTGATGGGACTGAAAACTTGTGTGACAAGGTGGTCGGTGTGCGAGCAGAGCACGGGATGAGTTGTGACAATGCAGTAGTTGGAAGCCAAATCCCAAATTCAGGCTGTATGAAACAAACCCAGATGGGTGGAATGATTTCAACTGGGACACCACAAAGGTCCCTCCAGGAGCCCTTCTGCTGTGTGAATTCTTCTCCGAGGAATTTGCCTTAATTCTTGGCTGCCTCCTGActaaaaagcagaggaaggggGACGATGGGGTGGCCCAGGGAAAGGAAGGCATTACTGGGTgagcactgggaatgggaaccCTACGGGGTTGGTGCCACCAggcccaagagctcagctgggCACCCGGTGAGTGAGGAAGTGCTGGGGACTACAGGCATGAGGATGACATGGAGAGGACTGATGGTTCATCTCTGAGGGGTGATGTAGGGAGCACAGAGGAGGGATGGGGGATCTGGGGGCTCATGTCAGCTGTAGGATCTCATGCTCTGAGCCCTTCAGCAGCACATCCTCATTTCCAGTGCCCCAGGGCAAGGCTGGTAGCTTGTGCTCAGCATTccacccccagcatcccatACAGTACATGCCACCCTCCTCATAGATGGACTGGGGATGGCACCATGCTGCCCCAGTGAAGGCTTTGCCATGGGAATGCAGGGATGCTACGCTGCTGACTGTGCCCAGTGCTCCACTTCCTACCAGCCTCACAGCCATGTCCCTTTGTAAAGGTCCCATTTGCAGCCCTGCACTGCTGGTCTCTGATAGTCTGCCTGTGGCATGCAATGGATGTCTCAAAGCATGGTGGCAGCATTCAAAGCCAAAATGGAGCCTTGAAGTGACCAATACAAGCTGCTTGATGAGAGGGATTGCCTGCAGTGCCAGGATGTGTCCCATTGTTTGGGTCAGCACATGGGCTGCAGACACCAGGGGTCTCTGGGCCATGCACCCATGCTGCAGCAGGCCCAATCCTGCCCTTGACAGCTCTGTACCAAGAGGCAGCACAGGCCAACCTATAACCCCTTCGAGGCTCTGGTGCTCGCCCTGTACCTGCCTGCCTGGCTCAGCTGTGTGCTGCgggaggatgaggatgctgcagagatgcATCTGTAACACCTGATGTGTTTGGGCTCCTCCAAGCCTACACTGCCTGTCACCCCTACATAAAATCAgagaattccagactggtttgggttgaagggacctcaaagctcatccagctccaatccctgccacaggcaggaacacctcccactagagcagcttgctccaacccctgtgtccaacctggccttgaacactgccagggatggagcagccacagcttctctgggcaccctgtgccagcgcctcagcaccctcacagggaagagcttctgcctaatgtctaatctgaatgatccctgtttcagtttgaatccatcacctcttgtcctatcagtacattcctgatgaagagtccctctccagcatccttgtagacccccttcagatactggaaggctgctatgagatctccatgcagcttctcttctccaggctgaacagccccagtgttctcagcctgtctccgtacgggaggtgctccagcccctgattatcctcgtggccttctctggacttgctccaacagccatgtccttatgctgaggacacatGGAGGATGCTCAAGTTGTGGCTGCAGAGCCCAAAGCCCTGGCAGGGGATGCCGCATTCCTCAAGGATAACGAGGCCGGTACCCAAGCCGGTGTCCGGGCTGGCACGGCTGAGCCGCATGGCcggagctgctggctcctggccCGCTGCCTGCGCCCCCGCCGGCCAGCGCCGGCCGCAGGAACCAGCGCTGGAGCCTATTTCCTTATCGCCCTCCGGCACTCACCCTCCGCGCGGCTCCCCCGCTGCTCCCGGGCCCGGGTCACGCCGGGGCTTGGCAGCGGCGCGGGGGAAGCGCATTGTGGCTGCCCACTGCGGCCCTGCGGGAGGAGAAAGCAAGGATTTCCTGGCCTGGAGCGAGTCCTTCCCGTCCCCTCCCAGCAGCTGAGCCCTGCGGCGCTGAGGGTGGGCTGCTCCCGACGGACTCTGCACTGGGAGCCAGTGGCTGCcctggtgcagagctgctgtgaatGTGCAGGCAAGGAGACAAGGAGAGAGCTGGGGCTCTTTGATTGACACCGTTCCCCTCCAACAaaattcccccctccccagctctgtCCTACCCACAAGCAGAATCCTCACTagggcagagcacagagctctgttcccatgtcacagaatcacagaatcccaagggttggaagggacctcggaagatcatctagtccaacccccctgcaagagcagggtaacctagagtacatcacacaggaacttgtccaggcgggccttgagtatctccaacgtaggagactccacaacccccctgggcaacctgttccagtgctctgtcactcttacagtgaagttcttcctgatgttaacgtggaatctcctatgctccagtttacacccattgccccttgtcctatcactggatatcactgaaaaaagcctagctccatcatcctgacacccaccctttacgtatttgtaaacactgatgaggtcacccctcagtctcctcttctccaagctaaagagacccagctccctcagcctctcctcctgacagaggtgttccactccctctGTCCCTTCCACACCCCCAGTGCTTGTGTATCTCACCTGTAATGtgccacagggatggggatggcgCAGAGTGGCCTCATGCCATTGTGCTTTAGGAAGGACAATTCACCCATTGCCAGCCTGGGCCCAGCAGCCATGACACATCAGTGCTGTGGGATTTGTGTCCAGTGGGCCAtatgctgcagctccctgcttAGAGtagggaaacagcagcagcaaacagcccaGGGTGACTCCCAAGGCTAAACACTCACTCATACATAGAGAGCTGGaaaatcacaggatcacagaacggttcgggttggaagggaccttcaaagctcatcgAGTCCAACCCCTTGCAGTGAGGagagacatcttcaactagatcagattgATCAGAACCACATTCAAAATGGGTTATAAGAGCCCCAGCGCATAGGCACGGCCACAGTTTTCCCTCTGCAAATGCCACGTCTCCTTCCTGCAAAGGAAGAAAGTGGTCTGAGGTGAAGGCAGCTTCTGGTGCCCACCTCTCCATGGCCTCCTGCAGGCACCGCTTTTGCTTTCGTTGCAAATCGTCACCCTGGTTGATGCTGCagtttctgctgtgctgcatccGCATGGAGATCTGCACCTGCTGACGGGGTGTGGGGGACAAAGGGCCAATTTCCTGCTATTTTTCCATGACTCAAAGTTTCCAGCTACTGGATGCCCACAGCAGATGGGCTGCCACCCCTCTCCAGGCATGGAGCACCCCCAGCATTTGCCACCCTCCCCATAGATGGACCGGGGATGGCACCATGCTGCTCCAGTGAAGGCTTTGCCATGGCTATGTGGGGATGCTCCCCTGCTGACCCTGCCCAGCGCTCCACTCCCAGCTAAGCCCTTGGCTCCGGCTCTCTCCCAGCAGAGGTCTGGTTTCTGTCCTGCCGTCTGCTTGTCCTCCTTCACTGCAAACAGTCCCCGTTTGTTTGGCTCTCGCTGCCGGCTGGAGCCAGGGCCACGTGCCTGGCCCGCGGGTGCACAACGGCTCCTTGTTCACCGCCTCTCTCCTGCTCGCCCCTCTCCTGCTTTAGCAATTATCCCAATTAGCCCTGGCCTCTCCTTGCTACCCGGCTGCTCTGCGCATCCGCGTCATTCCTTGCTCTGGCATCGCCAGGCCAGTGGGACATGGGCACAGCGTGATGGGTGATGGCTTCCCAGGTTGTGCAAAACTGAGGTGTTTTGGATCCACGCTGTATCCCAGGGATCTCCTCAAACCTCCCTGAGGCTGGAGCAGGATGAGGAGGCTCTTCCTGAACTCCAGAGGTGCCAGGCCTGTGCCACTGGCATCTGCCACTGCTCCTTCAGATcatgctggtgggtgctgcccGTGCTGCCCCAGCCACAAAGGGTGCTCTCCTACTCCCTCCCTGGGATCATGGGTGCCCCCAGCCAGCTTCCTGCAAGCCATGGCCCACGCATGACCACAGCCACCATCCTCCCACAGCCACCAGCTCATGTGGTTGAAGTTTCCACCCACTGACGTAGACTGGGGCTgatgtgcagccctgcagaggggCTTCCGCAGCACTCCCCAGCAGGGATGTGTTGTGGGGACACCTTCCCCAGTGCCCTCCTGAGCccctggggagctgctgggtcATGGAGCATTCCCgacagcagagcccagcaggaGGAATGAAGTCATTTATTCCTGCACCCTGGAAGTGGATTGTACATCCCCCGAGACCTGAAATCAAGGACAGGCAAAGCCCCATATCCTCTCCCTGTACCATGATCCTGAGCCATGGCCAGCCCCAGCATGTTCACTGCAGCATAGTGTCAGCACgggcaggcagctcctgcctgctttCTTCTATCAGCCCCGCACTGCAGCACGGAGGGGACACAGCGCCCCAGCAGGGTCACACCAGGCAGGGCAATGGGGGTGCCACTCCCGGGATGGCCCCGAGCTCCCCATCTCTTGctgacagcagctgcaggctCCCGGGGTTTGATCTTTCCCATTGGAGCAGCCTGTCTGCTCCAATCTGTGTCTGTGGTGCTGCCAAGGGACAGGAGCACCAGGCTCACACAGCCTGGCACGCAGCAGCCCTGGGCAAgcagcccctgtgctgctgaggagcTTCTGCTGCCCCCAACACCCGGGTGTGGGTCAGGGTTCTGCAGAAAGCCAGGGCCTGGGTGAGCCCTGGAAAGCAGGGGGCTCCCCAGAGACCCCCTCTCCCTTGCTGGGGGACAGCCTTCATTGAGCTGGCACCCAAAACTGCACCTTCTTCCCCATCCATAGGACCACAGTGGCTCCAGAGCATCCTGGAGGATTGCATAAGTGTTCTGCACCCTGTACAGCTTCCTGTCACCCCCAGACCCGCATGTGACCCCATCAGACAGGGACATGGCTCACTGAGGTACAAATCTCTCTGGTTATCCCTGTCCTCTGCTTGGGATAAAGCACAGTCCCCAGTGGCATCCCAACAGCATTCCCAGCAGTCTGGCCATGCCGCATGCCCTTCCAGGCTGGAATGCCTGTTTCCATTCCATGGAAAGACCTCACCCCATGCTACACCATGGATGAAGCTGGCCCCAGTGTGACCTATTGCCTCCCCACAGCCTgcatgggagcactgggatgcagcAACCCCCTTGATCCCTCTTGGTGCCTCTCCAGCCACTGGGCAGGGGCTCCTCTATGGAGAACAAGGACAGCCCACGAGTTCCTCCTGTAGCATCCCAGGACAGTTCCTAGTGCCAAATATATTGGCCAGGCCCTTGACTGACCAGGAAtttgggagaggaaaggggaaatgaaaGCTCCAAGGCCAGATTGTGCTCTCAGCCCCAGGAAACCTCCCCACCAGCCTGTGCAGCACCCTGAGGGATGCAGCCCCCTCCCATGGACCCTCTGCCCAGGGCTCGAGAGGGTTCCCAGCTTCCACCCAAAGTGATACCAGGCAGTTCACCAGCTTCTGTACTTCCCTGTGCCTCCCCCCTGCAATCACCCATCCCCACGtccacaggctgctgctctACCCCCAGCTGAAGCTCTCCCCACCACAGGCGCAGAGCAGGAGATGTCTCAGGTCCTCGTGCTCAAACCACACCAAAGGAGCCGCAGCAAGTGCggaagctgctgagctgcaggaaactgatgctgagctggagcaggagctgtgctgggggcaGCTCCCAGCCATCACCCACTCAGCTCCCTGGAGGGTTACAGACAcgaaggaaaaccaaaaccccgGGGTCAGCACTTTAATGCATACAAACACAgagtgctttgggttggaagggaccttacagctcatcctgctccaacccctgccacaggcagggacaccttccactggagcagcttgctccaagcccctgtgtccaacctggccttgaacactgccagggatggggcagccacagcttctctgggcaccctgtgccagagcctcagcaccatctcagtctcccctcgggcaggttcaagccattccccttggcctgtccctacaggcccctgtcccaagcccctctccagctttcctgcagcccctttaggcactggagctgctctcaggtctccccttcaggagccttctcttgtccaggctgccccagcccagctctctcagcctggctccagagcagagctgctccagccctcgcagcatctccatggcctcctctggcctcgctccaacagctccaggtccctcttgtgctgctgccccagagctggatcagggctgcaggggggggtgTCCCATGACTCTTCTCCTGGCTAACTTCACATAACAGACCTAGGTACACCGCCACAGTGCTCCAGAAAAGAGCATTGGTTGCCCAAGCTGAGCAGAAGGGTTGACAGGACACCCAGGGAAACTTGCAGACTGCTGGGAGTGGGGATGGGAGAGCACGCAGTGCCCCCAGGTCCTGCTGGGAGCCGTAGGACAGCCACTGTGGGACAGCAGGATCCCACCACCCATGATGAGGCCATGCTCAGAGGCAGGGGTGGCAGCAGCctgaaaaagctgaaattctGCTGCAAAACTAAACCTGtgcttcagagctgctgctgtagccAAGACAGTAcccagggcagagcagcagcttgggcACCTCAGCACCCTGGTCAGGACCCCCTTGTCCTGTGCTGACTGGTGTCTCAAAGGGCCATGCAGCCAAggcacctcctcctccctgaCCCAGTTTGTGCCTTGCTGCTGCATCCAggccagagcagtgccaggTTCCAAGCGCCAGCAGTGCCTGGCTCTGACAGGGAACCAGCAAAGAACACGCTAAATGTCATCACGATTACatctgccccagcccagccagcaccagagctgctcctccagccctgcacGCACCCAACCTGGAGGAGAAGGGCTGTGAAGAGAGGCCATGTGCCAGCTCCGGTGCATGCTCTGGTTTCTACTGAGCTGCACATCCCTCGGGCTCTGTTAAACCCAGCATcagctgggagggaagggggaaggttTCTGCAGAGCTTCCATTTCTATATCTGGGCCACCATGTCCCATTTTGCTTGGGCACAAGGGGCTCTCTAAAGGACATGGGTCTTCCTTGCACCTTCAGACCCCTGAAATGTGGCTCTGGATCTTTGTGGTCACCCTTTGCCTGAGGGAGCAACCACCAGGGAGCTCCAGCTCTCCCTATTAACCCCTGGGAGCATGGCAGGACCAGGAGGGAGTTTCTAGTGGGACTGGTGTTGTGGGGTCAGCAGCAAGATGTGAAACCCTCCTTGCCTTGGGAGTCCCTGGGGCTGTGCATACACGGGGCAGGGGGAGAGGCAGCCCTCAGATGAAGAAGGGGTCTCTGATCAGAGTGGGGGCCCCCATCTGCTCTGCAGGGTCTGTAGTTGGTCCCATTCCCATAGGGCAATCCAGCCCCCAGCTCAAAGCACGGCCAGTCTATTGTCCTGGACCATCTTAGAGACCCCAGCAGGGCATCTCTAAGGCTGGAGATCCCACAACCTCTCTGAGCCCCCATCCAGTGTTTGATCCTCAAAGTGAAAAGGCTTTTCCCTATGTAACTATAGAGAAAAATTGCTGGAATTTCCCATGTCCTGGCTTGTGGCTGTTGATCCTCATCCTTTCTCTCCTGCCATGAGATCACTATGGGGACCAATACGTTTTCCATGAATGTTCTCTTCTGAcagctgagcagccccaggtcTGCAGGCAGGGGGCTGGTGGGGAGGGGAATGAAGGTTACCACATTCCAGAAGAGGAGATACTCTCTCTGCTCCTGTTGCCTTGATCTACCCCAGCCCATGTGtatcccttctcctcctccttgtccTCCTGCCCTCAGGGCAGCACCAGCAAGGTGGGCACCCACTTCACACCAAGGACTCCCTGCAGTGGCCATAGTATTAATGACTAAACTGAGTGAATAGTAAGAATAATGATTACACTCCTTGGCATGTGTCTGGGGTCTTGGAACATCCGTAACCTTGAAGCTGGGCAGACCACTGCGCATTAGGTCTGTCATGCCATGGAACATAACTCCCATAGTCTCAAGGTTTGTGTATGGCAGCACATGGAAGAGCCACAGGCTTTAGACACTTTTGAAGATCTGAGCATCATTTTTCTCATGGAGGAGTCTCTGTAGAGGGCTTTGAGCCTAGAAACAATCATACTCAAACCCCCATCAGTGTGCTGGGACTTGACTGCAGGAGCACCAATGGTCAGGTCCTGACCACCACCAACCCACACAGTTCTGATTCAAACAGCAACCAGAGgaaccagctctgcagcagct of Melopsittacus undulatus isolate bMelUnd1 chromosome 11, bMelUnd1.mat.Z, whole genome shotgun sequence contains these proteins:
- the LOC101877150 gene encoding cysteine-rich tail protein 1; its protein translation is MPARPHVLTASRDMDRGVSLENPYASVNIPREQFQQSFITHYLKDEPVVIANPAAVPTYTEEKEDPAGSWNSPTISTEKSWSRPYNPYASLRMPDRELSSSFYTVTLDKSPKSQELEASEGCGCCKCCSRCRKCCCVIS